A stretch of Paucidesulfovibrio gracilis DSM 16080 DNA encodes these proteins:
- a CDS encoding ABC transporter permease — translation MRRTRGIVLRLSLADLFHEWILSVCLVMAVAAVLSPLLILFGLKFGTIEIMRDRLIEDPRNREIRPMVSRSFERDWFESMAGRPDVDFVVPFTRQISAQVDARLVSGGESLSLDILPTDQGDPLLLQNGAEVPGEMECVLSSSASEELGASPGDMLAVRVKRLRGSDYETADVRLRVTGVTRARATMLRSMYVPLPFLEAVERFKDGQAVPEYGWPGEQALAYPVYDHLVVLLREPLPRVDSFRLVNNTGFTRKEELDPQALAERVGWKAAASGSAYLVSSRTKPVDAESLLAVQYALRGRGAVLVPGVRDLEAVLLAPDGGEVARLGLDAFSMTAEDAESWGVAVHPGWHRVAEDAPASMWRKVLLPPELAEQYAPAQEGPEAADPLRLRLEREDGTVLEFPVHVQPGANPVSGRALIPVRLAGVLNLFGERNVGFEPRSGEFTLERRGYAGFRLYAATIDHVDGLRRELESRGVTVSTEAERIRDVMELDGYLTLIFMLIAGVALAGGAASLTASLYASVERKRRDLSVLRLLGLSGPTLFRFPIYQGSLIASAGFGVAFGFFEMLAVVINTLFRDHLQAEESLCRLEPWHLASALAGTVLVAVLAGSVAAWRATRIEPAEALRDE, via the coding sequence ATGAGACGGACGCGCGGCATTGTTCTCCGGCTTTCCCTGGCGGACCTGTTCCATGAGTGGATTCTGTCGGTCTGCCTGGTGATGGCCGTGGCCGCGGTCCTTTCTCCGTTGCTGATTTTGTTTGGACTGAAATTCGGAACCATTGAAATCATGCGGGACCGGCTCATTGAGGATCCGCGCAACCGGGAAATCCGGCCCATGGTGTCCCGCAGTTTTGAACGCGATTGGTTCGAGTCCATGGCCGGGCGTCCGGACGTGGACTTCGTGGTGCCGTTCACGCGGCAGATTTCCGCGCAGGTGGATGCGCGGCTCGTGTCCGGTGGTGAAAGTCTGTCGTTGGATATTTTGCCCACGGACCAGGGCGACCCTTTGTTGTTGCAGAATGGCGCCGAGGTTCCTGGGGAGATGGAGTGCGTGCTTTCTTCTTCCGCGTCCGAGGAGCTGGGCGCCAGCCCGGGCGATATGCTGGCCGTGCGGGTCAAGCGGCTGCGGGGTTCCGATTATGAAACCGCGGACGTGCGGCTTCGCGTAACGGGCGTGACCCGTGCCCGGGCCACCATGCTGCGTTCCATGTATGTTCCGCTGCCGTTTCTGGAGGCGGTGGAGCGCTTCAAGGACGGGCAGGCTGTACCGGAATATGGTTGGCCCGGTGAGCAAGCTCTGGCCTATCCCGTGTATGATCATCTTGTTGTATTGCTACGCGAACCGTTGCCACGGGTGGATTCATTCCGACTGGTGAACAACACCGGCTTTACGCGCAAAGAGGAATTGGACCCGCAAGCCCTTGCCGAGCGTGTCGGCTGGAAAGCGGCCGCTTCTGGCAGTGCGTATCTGGTGTCCTCGCGCACCAAGCCCGTGGATGCGGAAAGTCTTTTGGCCGTGCAGTATGCCCTGCGGGGGCGCGGCGCGGTGCTGGTCCCGGGCGTACGCGATTTGGAAGCCGTGTTGTTGGCGCCGGACGGCGGGGAAGTGGCCCGCCTCGGACTGGACGCTTTTTCCATGACCGCCGAGGACGCGGAATCCTGGGGCGTTGCGGTGCACCCCGGCTGGCATCGTGTTGCTGAAGACGCGCCCGCTTCCATGTGGCGCAAGGTATTGTTACCCCCGGAATTGGCGGAACAATACGCTCCTGCACAAGAAGGCCCAGAGGCCGCCGATCCGTTGCGGCTACGCCTGGAACGGGAAGATGGCACTGTTTTGGAGTTTCCCGTCCACGTTCAACCCGGGGCGAATCCGGTTTCTGGCCGGGCGTTGATTCCTGTGCGGCTGGCCGGGGTCTTGAATTTGTTCGGGGAACGAAACGTAGGCTTTGAACCCCGGTCCGGCGAATTCACGCTGGAGCGTCGTGGGTATGCCGGATTTCGACTGTATGCCGCAACCATTGATCATGTGGACGGATTGCGACGTGAGTTGGAAAGCCGGGGTGTTACCGTGAGCACCGAGGCGGAGCGGATTCGCGACGTGATGGAACTGGACGGCTACCTGACCCTGATTTTTATGCTCATTGCGGGCGTGGCCCTGGCTGGTGGCGCGGCGTCCCTGACAGCCAGCCTCTATGCTTCGGTGGAGCGCAAACGGCGTGACCTTTCCGTGTTGCGGCTGCTGGGACTGTCCGGACCAACGTTGTTTCGGTTTCCCATTTATCAAGGCTCACTGATCGCTTCAGCGGGGTTCGGCGTGGCCTTTGGGTTTTTTGAGATGTTGGCCGTGGTCATCAATACATTGTTTCGTGACCACTTGCAGGCTGAGGAAAGTCTGTGTCGGCTGGAACCATGGCACCTTGCTTCGGCATTGGCCGGAACCGTGCTTGTGGCGGTGCTGGCGGGCAGTGTGGCGGCCTGGCGAGCCACACGCATTGAACCGGCCGAAGCGCTTCGGGACGAATAG
- a CDS encoding formylglycine-generating enzyme family protein — MRMFRPGVIIGDGAARTVWGFLLVLAMLAVAWPCRAHNPRPAQGDMVLPMPGGEEMVFRPVFLDQGDGPFALRRFKMGDPSGGFREHPTAVALGGSFLVDRGGRKDWCYYMGKYEVTEGQYYTVMGLPDGASQDLLQSNLPMTRVTYFDALTFADRYNRWLMENAQGKLPMSGPSPGFVRLPTEAEWEFAARGGAEVGPDQFDRKIPYDDVLPKYEWFSGPSSSHNKLKASGVLDPNVLGLHDMLGNVTEMTQSLYRIEYYQGRPGGFVARGGHFLTAEAMLRSSLRTEEPFYIGSQAKGFKPNAKPTMGFRLTLSSIIYTDRATLKDLEFAWEEYREGQGAAMPAAVSVSPTSVQADVKSQEAMEHLQRLKAEVARLGGGEALSRELGFVEASLADMAVIRRQADEDSAYAWAKIAAEQGFFLYRELRKLPTVLMLLESAEKAGRTAMVEKLGTRRDEVQGNIDAALGTYSESFRRLASTPDWAVDKAFERYTEFLLKHSAADQVRVLKTVRAQYKDFDQTKRADTVGWRRQLEALAAP, encoded by the coding sequence ATGCGGATGTTCAGACCTGGTGTGATCATTGGGGACGGCGCGGCACGGACCGTCTGGGGATTTTTGCTGGTGCTGGCGATGCTGGCCGTGGCCTGGCCGTGCCGGGCGCACAACCCCCGTCCTGCGCAGGGAGATATGGTTCTGCCTATGCCCGGCGGTGAGGAAATGGTTTTTCGTCCGGTGTTTCTGGACCAGGGGGACGGTCCCTTTGCCTTGCGGCGGTTCAAGATGGGCGATCCCTCGGGCGGGTTTCGGGAGCATCCCACGGCCGTGGCCCTGGGCGGTTCCTTTTTGGTGGATCGGGGCGGTCGCAAGGATTGGTGTTACTACATGGGCAAGTACGAAGTCACGGAAGGGCAATATTATACCGTGATGGGACTGCCCGACGGCGCCAGTCAGGACTTGCTGCAATCCAATCTGCCTATGACCCGCGTGACGTATTTCGACGCGCTGACCTTTGCGGATCGCTATAACCGTTGGTTGATGGAGAACGCCCAGGGCAAGCTTCCCATGAGCGGGCCGTCGCCGGGATTTGTCCGTTTGCCCACGGAAGCGGAATGGGAGTTCGCGGCTCGGGGCGGAGCCGAGGTCGGGCCGGATCAGTTCGACCGCAAAATACCGTATGATGACGTCTTGCCGAAATATGAGTGGTTTTCCGGTCCCAGTTCTTCGCACAATAAGCTGAAGGCGTCCGGCGTTCTTGATCCCAACGTGCTGGGACTGCACGACATGCTCGGCAATGTGACCGAGATGACGCAGTCGCTGTACCGGATTGAATATTATCAGGGGCGTCCCGGTGGTTTCGTGGCCCGGGGCGGGCATTTTCTCACGGCGGAGGCTATGCTGCGTTCCTCGCTTCGTACCGAGGAACCGTTCTACATCGGTAGCCAGGCCAAGGGATTCAAACCCAATGCCAAGCCCACCATGGGATTTCGGCTGACGTTGTCGTCGATTATTTACACGGACCGGGCTACGCTTAAGGATTTGGAATTCGCATGGGAAGAATACCGCGAAGGCCAGGGCGCGGCCATGCCTGCCGCGGTTTCCGTCAGCCCCACCAGCGTTCAGGCGGACGTGAAGTCCCAGGAGGCCATGGAACATTTGCAACGGCTCAAGGCGGAGGTGGCCCGTTTGGGTGGCGGTGAGGCGTTGTCCCGTGAACTTGGCTTTGTTGAAGCATCTCTTGCAGACATGGCCGTGATTCGTCGTCAGGCGGACGAGGATTCCGCGTATGCCTGGGCCAAGATTGCCGCGGAGCAGGGATTTTTCCTGTATCGCGAACTGCGCAAGCTTCCCACCGTGCTCATGCTGTTGGAGAGTGCGGAAAAGGCCGGACGCACGGCCATGGTGGAAAAACTTGGAACGCGTCGTGACGAGGTGCAGGGCAATATCGACGCGGCGTTGGGAACGTATTCGGAATCGTTCCGGCGTCTTGCTTCCACCCCGGATTGGGCCGTGGACAAGGCTTTTGAACGCTACACCGAATTTTTGCTCAAGCACAGCGCCGCGGACCAGGTTCGTGTGCTCAAGACGGTGCGGGCGCAATATAAGGACTTTGACCAAACCAAACGTGCCGATACCGTGGGATGGCGTCGGCAATTGGAAGCCCTGGCCGCTCCCTAG
- a CDS encoding glycine zipper domain-containing protein produces the protein MKKIISLVLVLTLLGGGLSVMGGCAKTDRGQTQQEGAATGAAGGAVLGAILGAIIGGDAESAAWGAAIGAAAGGAAGYAYGTHVADKKEEYAEKEQWLDACVASLEQTNAETREYNAQLQTEIAELNTQTSTLRAEYDSKKADRDTLLAEKEVVDKKLAEAKEALGKANWELENQQRVLAEAQDSGATDQAQALDEQIAELKVEIAKLEEQTEQLASMSSRMAV, from the coding sequence ATGAAGAAAATCATTAGCCTGGTATTGGTGTTGACCCTGCTCGGCGGCGGCCTGAGCGTCATGGGCGGGTGCGCCAAGACCGATCGGGGACAAACCCAGCAGGAAGGCGCGGCCACGGGCGCTGCCGGCGGTGCTGTGCTGGGCGCCATTCTCGGTGCCATCATCGGTGGGGATGCGGAAAGCGCGGCCTGGGGCGCGGCCATTGGTGCGGCTGCCGGTGGTGCCGCTGGCTATGCGTATGGAACACACGTCGCCGATAAAAAAGAGGAATACGCTGAAAAGGAACAGTGGCTGGATGCCTGTGTCGCCAGCCTGGAGCAGACCAACGCTGAAACCCGGGAGTACAACGCGCAGCTTCAGACAGAGATTGCGGAGTTGAATACGCAGACGTCCACCTTGCGTGCTGAATACGACAGTAAAAAGGCGGATCGGGACACGCTCCTGGCGGAAAAGGAAGTGGTGGATAAGAAGCTAGCCGAGGCCAAGGAAGCCCTTGGTAAGGCCAATTGGGAGCTGGAAAACCAGCAACGCGTTTTGGCCGAGGCCCAGGATTCTGGTGCCACGGACCAGGCGCAGGCTCTTGACGAGCAAATCGCGGAATTGAAGGTCGAGATCGCCAAGCTGGAGGAGCAGACCGAGCAGCTCGCGTCCATGTCCAGTCGTATGGCTGTGTAG
- a CDS encoding S41 family peptidase has product MPLPNRNIPVSCRALAVFTLLVGLLFPASVLAQDSWVDNDDMLLFYEALVKIREQSIHPEQPKDMVRKAVRGYLQQLDAFSDYLTPEEYAAWKQARQGGYAGVGMDIFADPYGRIICLPFPGGPAYQAGVRYGDVLTFVGRRSVRGTAVRVVGSWIRGRPGGSVSITVSKPGGGVRGYTLSRRMVEFNEVALDQSGPLPRIRIYSFSSQTAEKLQHILQRLPKDQPRVLDLRGNTGGDLFAAMDAAAFFLPQGTVIVDIRSQGGTKRYSATNAPLDSAPLFVWQDALTASAAEVFLAALVENGRATSMGQTSFGKGVTQTMVELSDGSVMFVTNGALRTPGGAYYHTKGIEPMRELELPLGAPDSAFWNATLERSN; this is encoded by the coding sequence ATGCCGTTGCCGAACCGGAACATCCCGGTGTCGTGCCGTGCCTTGGCCGTTTTTACGTTACTTGTCGGCCTGCTGTTTCCCGCTTCGGTGTTGGCCCAGGATTCCTGGGTGGACAATGACGACATGCTGCTGTTTTACGAAGCGCTGGTCAAAATTCGGGAGCAATCCATCCATCCCGAGCAGCCCAAGGACATGGTCCGTAAGGCTGTTCGCGGATATTTGCAGCAGCTGGACGCTTTTTCCGATTATCTGACCCCGGAGGAATACGCCGCTTGGAAACAAGCCCGCCAAGGCGGGTATGCCGGGGTGGGCATGGACATTTTTGCGGATCCTTATGGCCGCATCATCTGTTTGCCGTTTCCGGGGGGACCAGCGTATCAAGCCGGGGTGCGTTATGGGGACGTGCTTACGTTTGTGGGGCGTCGTTCCGTGCGCGGCACGGCGGTGCGGGTGGTCGGCTCATGGATTCGGGGCAGGCCCGGTGGTAGTGTGAGCATCACCGTAAGCAAGCCGGGCGGCGGAGTGCGTGGATACACTTTGTCCCGGCGTATGGTGGAGTTCAATGAAGTGGCGCTGGATCAAAGCGGTCCGCTGCCGCGTATCCGAATCTATAGTTTTTCGTCGCAAACTGCTGAAAAATTGCAACACATATTGCAAAGACTCCCCAAGGATCAGCCCCGGGTTTTGGATTTGCGCGGCAACACCGGCGGCGACCTTTTTGCGGCCATGGATGCAGCCGCTTTCTTTTTGCCTCAAGGGACCGTCATTGTGGATATTCGTTCACAAGGTGGAACCAAGAGGTACTCGGCAACCAATGCACCTTTGGACAGTGCGCCGCTGTTCGTGTGGCAGGACGCGCTTACGGCAAGCGCGGCAGAGGTTTTTCTCGCAGCATTGGTGGAAAATGGCCGGGCCACAAGCATGGGCCAGACCAGCTTCGGGAAGGGGGTAACCCAGACCATGGTGGAATTGTCCGACGGGTCGGTCATGTTTGTGACCAACGGGGCATTGCGGACTCCTGGCGGAGCGTATTACCATACAAAGGGCATTGAGCCGATGCGGGAGTTGGAACTTCCGTTGGGTGCGCCGGATTCGGCGTTTTGGAATGCCACATTGGAACGTTCGAACTGA
- a CDS encoding SEL1-like repeat protein — MMRGLVLSVLMLLCATSGAWATGYDQAVELYQKGNFEAARGAFSPLARGGDERACFALARIYDLGKGVDRNVVEAWRWYRLATGNDAAATRADALWAAMSADERRRAKALLEPGAAGTLAKGGNASTDAAVASSSGSLNVSTGKPRGQEPAPVDDSDSTSVMDSLTQWFTAPNGLDAVHSQEYTFFFPKGYERVESGEASGIVENWVNAEQSMAGTINLVVQDFPREDVSTVSRDVCGQLARQGMESVGEVMGLQEPCVMQGAPLYRREDGRVRCGYLGDFEYEGKPFQVRQTMLLQNDRDRMYVVTGIWQKERGDGAMLEKAMKQFQLP; from the coding sequence ATGATGCGTGGTCTTGTGTTGAGTGTGCTGATGCTGTTGTGTGCGACTTCAGGCGCGTGGGCAACGGGATACGATCAAGCGGTGGAGCTATACCAGAAGGGAAATTTTGAAGCCGCCAGAGGAGCGTTTTCTCCACTGGCCCGCGGGGGGGACGAACGGGCCTGTTTTGCCCTGGCCCGCATATATGACCTTGGAAAAGGGGTAGATCGCAACGTTGTGGAGGCCTGGCGATGGTATCGGCTGGCCACGGGCAACGATGCCGCTGCAACGCGTGCCGATGCGTTGTGGGCTGCCATGTCGGCCGATGAGCGGCGTCGAGCCAAGGCACTGCTGGAGCCGGGAGCCGCCGGGACACTGGCCAAGGGCGGGAATGCTTCGACGGATGCGGCCGTTGCCTCGTCTTCGGGGTCGTTGAATGTTTCGACCGGAAAGCCCCGGGGGCAGGAACCGGCTCCGGTGGACGATTCGGATTCCACCTCCGTAATGGATTCCCTTACACAATGGTTTACCGCGCCCAACGGCCTGGACGCGGTGCATTCTCAGGAGTACACGTTCTTTTTTCCGAAGGGATACGAGCGGGTGGAATCCGGAGAAGCTTCCGGCATCGTGGAAAACTGGGTGAACGCTGAACAATCTATGGCTGGGACCATCAATCTGGTGGTGCAGGATTTTCCACGTGAGGATGTGAGTACGGTTTCCCGCGATGTTTGCGGACAGTTGGCGCGGCAGGGGATGGAATCCGTGGGTGAGGTGATGGGATTGCAGGAACCCTGTGTCATGCAGGGAGCACCGCTGTATCGTCGTGAAGATGGCAGGGTTCGTTGCGGCTATCTCGGTGATTTTGAATACGAAGGGAAGCCGTTCCAGGTGCGGCAGACCATGCTGCTGCAAAATGACAGGGACCGTATGTACGTGGTTACGGGCATCTGGCAGAAAGAACGCGGCGATGGAGCGATGCTGGAAAAAGCCATGAAACAGTTTCAGCTTCCCTGA